From one Peredibacter starrii genomic stretch:
- the katG gene encoding catalase/peroxidase HPI, which yields MTNISDQKKEQIIKRRRSNKDWWPDQLSINVLHQHTPKSNPLGPSFKYAEEFKKLDLDAVKNDIKVLMKTSQDWWPADYGHYGPLFIRMAWHSAGTYRTGDGRGGSGSGSQRFPPLNSWPDNANLDKARQLLWPIKQKYGNKLSWADLMVLTGNCALESMGLGTFGFGGGREDVFEPEEDIYWGSEDKWLGDERYEGDRQLDDPLAAVQMGLIYVNPEGPNGNPDPVGSAKDIRETFARMAMNDEETVALVAGGHTFGKAHGAGDAKHVGREPAGGNIVDQGLGWKNAFNTGHGVDAITSGIEGAWKPNPTKWDQGYLDMLLNNEWELTKSPAGAHQWRPKDRKSDTWVEDAHDPKKRHAPMMTTADMALKMDPAYEKIARRYHADPKLFAENFRRAWFKLTHRDMGPKVRYLGKEVPKEDLIWQDPIPALNHKLIDENDIKLLKEKILASGISVPRLVSIAWASASTFRGSDKRGGANGARIRFAPQNKWEVNRPELLKEELAALENVRKDFGKTVSMADMIVLAGSAAIEKAAADGGHKITVPFRPGRMDALEEQTDAHSFEVLEPLADGFRNYLKKVYRLTAEELLIDKAQLLTLSAPEMTVLLGGMRVLGTNAEGSKNGVFTTRPGVLTNDFFLNLLNMDYQWTSKDKSDQLFEGKVRKTGELKWTATRVDLIFGSHAQLRAIAEIYASVDSQEKFVNDFVKAWVKVMELDRFDLDPAYQ from the coding sequence ATGACTAACATCTCGGATCAAAAGAAAGAGCAAATCATTAAGCGCCGCAGATCTAACAAAGATTGGTGGCCCGATCAACTAAGTATCAACGTACTTCATCAACACACTCCCAAATCAAATCCTCTAGGTCCTTCCTTTAAATACGCAGAAGAGTTTAAGAAGCTCGATCTCGATGCGGTAAAAAATGATATCAAAGTTTTGATGAAGACCTCACAAGATTGGTGGCCCGCCGATTATGGTCACTACGGTCCACTCTTTATTCGTATGGCATGGCATAGTGCTGGTACCTACAGAACAGGCGATGGTCGTGGAGGCTCAGGCTCTGGTAGTCAACGCTTTCCTCCTCTGAATAGTTGGCCCGACAATGCCAACCTCGATAAGGCCCGACAACTTCTGTGGCCCATCAAACAAAAATACGGAAATAAACTTTCATGGGCCGATCTCATGGTTCTCACAGGTAACTGTGCACTTGAATCGATGGGCCTTGGAACATTTGGATTTGGTGGTGGACGAGAAGACGTGTTCGAACCAGAAGAAGATATTTATTGGGGCTCAGAAGATAAATGGCTCGGAGATGAGCGCTATGAAGGAGATCGTCAACTGGATGATCCACTCGCTGCAGTTCAGATGGGTCTCATTTATGTAAACCCAGAAGGCCCAAATGGAAATCCAGATCCAGTTGGATCAGCAAAAGATATCCGAGAAACTTTCGCCCGAATGGCAATGAATGATGAAGAGACTGTGGCCCTTGTTGCCGGTGGACATACGTTTGGTAAGGCCCATGGTGCAGGAGATGCTAAGCATGTTGGTCGAGAACCAGCAGGCGGAAACATTGTAGATCAAGGTCTAGGTTGGAAAAACGCTTTCAATACCGGTCACGGCGTGGACGCTATTACGAGTGGTATTGAAGGGGCCTGGAAACCAAATCCAACGAAGTGGGACCAAGGTTATCTTGATATGCTTCTGAATAACGAGTGGGAGCTTACAAAATCTCCGGCCGGTGCTCACCAATGGAGACCAAAGGATCGCAAATCCGATACATGGGTTGAAGACGCACATGATCCGAAGAAACGTCACGCCCCAATGATGACGACGGCAGATATGGCACTCAAGATGGATCCAGCTTATGAAAAGATTGCTCGCCGTTATCATGCTGATCCAAAACTTTTCGCAGAAAACTTCAGACGTGCTTGGTTTAAACTTACTCACCGAGATATGGGACCGAAGGTGCGCTACCTTGGTAAAGAAGTACCAAAAGAAGATCTTATCTGGCAGGACCCGATTCCAGCACTAAATCATAAACTCATCGATGAGAATGATATCAAATTGCTGAAGGAAAAGATCCTGGCCTCAGGAATTTCTGTTCCAAGACTCGTCTCAATTGCCTGGGCCTCGGCCTCAACTTTCCGTGGTTCAGATAAGCGTGGTGGTGCTAACGGAGCACGAATTCGTTTTGCTCCTCAGAATAAATGGGAAGTGAATCGTCCTGAACTTTTAAAAGAAGAATTGGCCGCTCTAGAAAATGTGAGAAAAGACTTCGGTAAAACAGTATCGATGGCGGACATGATTGTTCTTGCAGGTTCGGCCGCAATTGAAAAGGCCGCTGCAGATGGTGGCCATAAAATCACGGTCCCTTTCCGACCAGGTCGTATGGATGCCCTTGAAGAACAAACGGATGCTCATTCCTTTGAAGTTCTCGAGCCTCTTGCCGATGGATTCAGAAACTATCTCAAAAAAGTATATCGCTTAACTGCTGAAGAACTCCTCATTGATAAGGCACAACTTCTTACTCTTTCTGCCCCTGAAATGACAGTACTCTTAGGTGGGATGAGAGTCCTTGGAACGAATGCGGAAGGATCAAAGAATGGTGTATTCACCACTCGTCCAGGAGTTTTGACGAACGACTTCTTTTTAAACCTTCTCAATATGGACTATCAGTGGACATCGAAAGATAAATCAGATCAGTTGTTTGAAGGTAAAGTTCGAAAAACTGGGGAACTAAAATGGACAGCGACTCGCGTGGATCTTATCTTCGGCTCGCATGCTCAGCTACGTGCTATAGCCGAAATTTATGCCTCGGTTGACTCTCAGGAAAAGTTTGTGAATGACTTCGTAAAAGCATGGGTAAAAGTTATGGAATTAGATCGATTTGACTTAGATCCCGCATATCAATAA
- a CDS encoding DUF1634 domain-containing protein, whose amino-acid sequence MAQVEKRLENLLQYGTWTATATTTIGVLFNSMTTINCGIGLFILIPVGRVLGLLLSFIKEKDLKMASAGFIVMSIIVLSFLMGVTH is encoded by the coding sequence ATGGCACAAGTAGAAAAGCGCTTAGAGAACCTTCTTCAATATGGAACCTGGACGGCGACGGCCACCACGACGATTGGAGTTCTATTTAATTCTATGACGACGATTAATTGTGGAATTGGATTGTTCATTCTTATTCCAGTTGGCCGTGTGCTGGGACTTCTTTTGAGCTTCATCAAAGAGAAAGACTTGAAGATGGCCTCTGCAGGTTTTATCGTGATGAGTATTATTGTCCTAAGCTTCCTAATGGGAGTAACGCATTAG
- a CDS encoding sulfite exporter TauE/SafE family protein, whose product MQISDVLLLFSISFGASALGGILGMASGIFIVPLLTLFCNLDIHTAITASLISVIACSCAGAGAYLKAKLTNFRLAMVLEISTTLGALTGVLLMGTISDTFLSILFSATLFLSAFQMYLKRKDPAGNLEVDEKSWGARLGLGGEYVDSHQGTVRYSVHNLPLGMFLMYLAGVLSALLGIGSGVLKIPAMDSALKLPIKVSSATSNFMIGVTAAASAGAYFIRGNIVPEVTGPVVVGSVVGALIGAKILISSSSEKLRTAFVFILVIFGSQMLYKTLKEL is encoded by the coding sequence ATGCAAATTTCTGACGTTCTTTTGCTCTTTTCTATCTCCTTCGGGGCCAGTGCGCTTGGAGGAATTTTAGGAATGGCGAGTGGGATCTTCATCGTTCCCCTTCTCACTCTTTTCTGCAATCTAGACATTCATACGGCCATTACAGCGAGTCTCATTTCTGTAATTGCCTGTTCATGTGCCGGGGCCGGTGCTTATCTCAAGGCCAAGCTTACAAATTTTCGTTTAGCGATGGTTTTGGAGATCTCCACGACCCTGGGTGCCCTAACTGGAGTTCTGCTCATGGGGACGATTTCTGACACGTTTCTGTCGATACTCTTCTCGGCCACTTTATTTCTTTCCGCGTTTCAGATGTATCTCAAACGAAAAGATCCTGCGGGAAATTTAGAAGTTGATGAAAAAAGCTGGGGCGCTCGTTTAGGACTTGGCGGAGAATATGTGGACTCGCACCAAGGTACGGTTCGCTACTCGGTTCATAATCTTCCTCTAGGTATGTTTCTCATGTATTTAGCAGGCGTACTGTCCGCCCTTTTAGGAATCGGCAGTGGTGTTCTTAAAATTCCGGCCATGGATTCTGCCCTCAAACTCCCAATCAAGGTCTCATCAGCGACTTCTAATTTCATGATCGGCGTTACCGCGGCCGCCAGTGCTGGTGCTTACTTTATTCGTGGGAATATCGTTCCTGAAGTGACTGGCCCAGTGGTAGTTGGATCAGTCGTAGGAGCTCTAATAGGCGCAAAGATTTTAATCTCCTCTTCAAGTGAGAAACTTAGAACTGCTTTTGTATTCATTCTGGTTATATTCGGAAGTCAGATGCTTTATAAAACTTTGAAGGAACTTTAA
- a CDS encoding Lcl domain-containing protein, which yields MRYLYLIPFFFISTAFAKPCGLQGTVEDRIKDCNQSKGNFVLVSATDKGVEFYQDTKTKLIWGSRIPTDFNHYGSQKACDDEVSGYEVLGSLKWRLPSIREYETAAANGMKEALPNMNHWFWSSTPVKTRRKYRRRAVPASVYLWDGSEQKTDVGDLKDGASVRCVAKDS from the coding sequence ATGAGATACCTATACCTAATTCCATTCTTTTTTATTTCAACTGCTTTTGCTAAACCGTGTGGCCTTCAAGGCACAGTGGAAGATCGTATTAAGGACTGTAACCAATCAAAGGGTAATTTCGTTTTAGTTTCAGCGACTGATAAAGGAGTTGAATTTTATCAAGATACAAAGACCAAACTCATTTGGGGGAGCCGTATCCCTACTGATTTTAACCATTATGGGTCTCAGAAGGCCTGTGATGATGAAGTATCAGGTTACGAAGTATTGGGTTCTTTGAAATGGAGACTTCCCTCTATTCGGGAGTATGAAACCGCAGCGGCCAATGGTATGAAAGAGGCCCTACCAAATATGAATCACTGGTTCTGGTCTTCAACTCCAGTTAAAACGAGAAGAAAATACCGCAGACGTGCAGTGCCTGCGAGTGTGTATTTGTGGGACGGCTCAGAACAAAAAACGGACGTCGGCGATCTCAAAGATGGCGCCTCGGTCCGTTGTGTTGCTAAAGACTCTTAG
- a CDS encoding DUF1428 domain-containing protein — MYVEGFISAVPKANKQLYSEHAKKFAEILKEHGATRVVECWQSDVPHGKTTDFFGAVKAKEDEEIIFSWIEYPSKEIRDKADKYMMEAPEMKEMGKNMPFDGSRMIYGGFESILDS, encoded by the coding sequence ATGTACGTAGAAGGATTTATTTCAGCAGTACCGAAGGCCAACAAACAGCTCTACAGTGAACACGCTAAAAAGTTCGCAGAGATTCTGAAAGAGCATGGTGCCACTCGTGTGGTGGAATGCTGGCAAAGTGATGTTCCTCATGGAAAAACGACAGACTTCTTTGGCGCTGTTAAGGCAAAAGAAGACGAAGAGATCATCTTTAGCTGGATCGAGTATCCGTCGAAAGAAATTCGGGATAAAGCGGATAAATACATGATGGAAGCTCCTGAAATGAAGGAGATGGGCAAGAACATGCCGTTTGATGGCTCAAGAATGATATATGGTGGATTTGAGTCCATTCTGGATTCATGA
- a CDS encoding flavin reductase family protein, whose product MDSHIAPVELKKAFRLINHGPTILVSARFGGTDNVMAAAWACALDFDPPKLTVVLDKSTKTRDLVEKSGMFVIQVPTVAQLKLTQAVGSSTLHNDPNKLQKAGVELLKFEGFDLPFVKGCSAWLACKLIPEPHNQETYDLFIGEVVGAWSDTRVFSNGHWHFENADPSMRSIHHVAGGNYYAIGEPFSTK is encoded by the coding sequence ATGGACAGTCACATTGCCCCGGTTGAGTTAAAAAAGGCCTTCCGCTTGATTAACCACGGTCCTACCATTCTTGTTTCTGCTCGCTTTGGCGGCACAGATAATGTGATGGCCGCGGCCTGGGCATGTGCTCTGGACTTTGATCCTCCTAAACTTACCGTTGTGCTGGATAAGTCGACCAAGACTCGCGATCTAGTTGAGAAAAGTGGAATGTTTGTGATTCAGGTTCCCACTGTTGCTCAATTAAAACTTACTCAAGCAGTTGGTAGCAGTACTCTTCATAATGATCCAAATAAACTTCAAAAGGCCGGCGTTGAACTGCTTAAGTTCGAAGGTTTTGATTTACCATTCGTAAAAGGCTGCTCAGCTTGGCTCGCTTGCAAACTTATTCCAGAACCGCATAATCAAGAGACCTATGATTTGTTCATCGGGGAAGTTGTGGGTGCTTGGTCTGATACTCGGGTATTTAGTAATGGTCATTGGCACTTCGAAAATGCTGATCCTTCAATGAGAAGCATTCATCATGTTGCTGGTGGGAATTATTATGCGATTGGGGAGCCGTTTAGTACAAAATAA
- a CDS encoding NAD(P)-dependent alcohol dehydrogenase has product MIKAKGMAAFNAKEPLKPWSFVRREAKDYDVIIDIKFCGICHSDIHTVRSEWGEANYPVVPGHEIAGVVRAVGPKVTKYEVGDHVGVGCFVDSCRECAHCKADLEQYCDVGMNATYNSMEKDGVTPTQGGYSDVIVVDENYVLRIPKNLPLDKAAPLLCAGITLYSPLNHWNAGPGKKVGILGMGGLGHMGVKIAAALGAEVTVISHSDKKREDAMKFGAHNFISTKNPEVFEQNASKFDLIINTVSAEINMNDYFNLLKTDGSLVVVGLPEKPLSIHPFPLVMKRRSYAGSLIGSIKETQEMLDFCSKHNITPEIEVIRPSQVNEAYERVIKSDVRYRFVMDMSKI; this is encoded by the coding sequence ATGATTAAAGCTAAAGGCATGGCGGCCTTCAATGCCAAAGAACCACTTAAACCATGGTCATTCGTTCGTCGTGAGGCGAAGGATTATGACGTAATTATCGATATTAAATTTTGTGGAATTTGCCACTCTGACATTCACACTGTGAGAAGTGAATGGGGTGAAGCGAATTATCCGGTTGTTCCGGGACACGAGATCGCAGGCGTTGTTCGCGCGGTTGGACCGAAAGTAACGAAGTATGAAGTTGGTGATCATGTTGGTGTAGGTTGTTTCGTTGATTCATGTCGTGAATGTGCTCACTGTAAAGCAGACCTTGAGCAATACTGTGATGTAGGAATGAACGCTACTTACAACAGCATGGAAAAAGATGGTGTTACTCCGACTCAAGGTGGTTACTCGGATGTGATCGTAGTTGATGAAAACTACGTTCTCAGAATTCCAAAGAATCTTCCTCTTGATAAAGCGGCCCCTCTTCTTTGTGCTGGTATCACTCTCTACTCGCCTCTGAATCACTGGAATGCCGGTCCTGGTAAGAAAGTTGGTATTCTGGGTATGGGTGGTCTTGGTCACATGGGTGTGAAGATTGCTGCTGCTCTTGGAGCTGAAGTTACGGTGATCAGTCACTCTGACAAAAAACGCGAAGATGCGATGAAGTTTGGTGCTCACAATTTTATCTCAACTAAGAATCCAGAAGTGTTCGAACAGAATGCTTCGAAGTTTGACTTGATCATCAATACGGTCTCAGCTGAGATCAACATGAATGATTACTTCAACCTTTTGAAGACTGATGGATCACTGGTAGTCGTAGGTCTTCCGGAGAAGCCACTTTCAATTCATCCGTTTCCTCTTGTGATGAAACGCAGAAGCTACGCTGGTTCTCTTATTGGTTCAATCAAAGAAACTCAAGAAATGCTCGACTTCTGTTCTAAGCACAACATCACTCCAGAAATTGAAGTGATTAGGCCTTCTCAAGTGAATGAAGCTTATGAGAGAGTCATTAAGAGCGATGTTCGTTATCGCTTTGTTATGGATATGTCGAAAATCTAG
- a CDS encoding LysR family transcriptional regulator, with protein MQNDQLSGIIALKTVAEKQSFTAAAKTLGVTPSAISQIIKQLEQRAGVALLSRTTRSISLTEAGSQFLTQTGPAIDQILHAFEHVGDYSKKPTGLLRINLPRVVYQSYLAPIVYSFIEKYPEVTVELCLEDGKSDVVGNGFDAGIRLSDILAKDMVAVKLFGPVHFVTAGSPAYFDKMGRPKHPKDLLSHKCFPIRLGDRLYDRWEFEHKGEEFQVQVKGALIMNDSSQIIDAAVSGHGILYSSEDSIRKKVESGELEIVLEKYKATSTGYYLYYPKQAQVLPKLRAFIDHIKKGQA; from the coding sequence ATGCAAAATGACCAACTCAGCGGAATCATTGCCTTAAAGACCGTTGCCGAGAAACAAAGCTTCACCGCAGCAGCAAAGACTTTAGGCGTAACTCCCTCGGCAATCAGCCAAATTATCAAGCAGCTAGAGCAGCGTGCTGGGGTGGCGTTATTATCAAGGACCACTAGAAGCATCAGCCTTACAGAAGCTGGAAGTCAGTTTCTTACTCAAACTGGTCCGGCGATTGATCAAATTCTTCATGCGTTTGAACATGTGGGTGATTACTCGAAAAAACCTACCGGTCTTTTGCGAATTAACCTTCCGAGAGTTGTTTATCAATCTTATCTCGCACCCATTGTTTACAGCTTCATCGAAAAATATCCAGAGGTCACAGTTGAGCTGTGTCTTGAAGATGGAAAGTCGGATGTTGTAGGGAACGGCTTTGATGCCGGTATCAGACTTTCAGACATTCTCGCCAAAGACATGGTCGCAGTAAAACTTTTTGGGCCCGTACATTTTGTGACTGCTGGCTCTCCAGCGTACTTTGATAAAATGGGCAGACCGAAACACCCGAAGGATCTTCTCTCGCATAAATGCTTTCCGATTCGCTTAGGAGACAGACTCTATGATCGTTGGGAGTTTGAGCATAAGGGCGAAGAGTTTCAAGTGCAAGTGAAGGGTGCACTCATTATGAATGATTCTTCTCAGATTATTGATGCGGCCGTGAGTGGACACGGGATTCTTTATTCTTCAGAGGATTCAATTAGGAAGAAGGTCGAGTCGGGTGAGTTAGAGATTGTTCTCGAAAAATACAAGGCGACGAGTACGGGATATTATTTATACTATCCTAAACAGGCGCAAGTTCTTCCGAAGCTTCGTGCTTTTATTGATCATATTAAGAAGGGACAGGCATGA
- a CDS encoding GNAT family N-acetyltransferase, producing the protein MIEVVRDESVNTFLDEAGPLLYQNEPTNSLILGVAEGMLRSAPKIPPLLLRVLDNGQTISAAIQNRPSNLILSNGTLEGMEELSQFLHQLGASIPGVVGPSKEVEFFAKSWSILANQNIEFGMYQKLYKLEQVIHPTQVSGSLRTIMPSEVDLVTKWMLGFAAESLPPAERHDESYWKEFAEKTISNQFAHCWVVNDVPVALACISRPTLNGITINGVYTPVEYRKKGYASHAVARLSQKMLDSGKKFCVLYTDLANPTSNKIYQDIGYKEESDSKFYNFKATQAK; encoded by the coding sequence ATGATTGAAGTAGTAAGAGACGAGTCAGTTAATACTTTCCTCGATGAGGCCGGCCCTTTGTTATATCAAAATGAGCCGACGAATAGTCTCATCCTCGGAGTTGCAGAAGGCATGCTTCGATCTGCACCCAAAATTCCTCCGCTTCTCCTAAGAGTTTTGGATAATGGGCAAACGATCTCTGCGGCAATTCAAAATCGACCTTCAAATTTAATTCTTTCGAATGGCACATTAGAAGGCATGGAGGAACTGAGTCAGTTCCTCCACCAGCTCGGTGCGAGTATTCCTGGTGTGGTTGGTCCTTCGAAGGAAGTTGAATTCTTTGCAAAGAGTTGGTCAATTCTAGCAAATCAAAATATTGAATTTGGAATGTATCAAAAACTCTATAAATTAGAGCAAGTCATTCACCCGACTCAAGTCTCAGGCTCACTCAGAACAATTATGCCTTCTGAAGTTGATCTTGTTACGAAATGGATGCTGGGTTTCGCCGCTGAATCTTTACCTCCGGCAGAGAGGCATGACGAGAGTTATTGGAAGGAATTTGCCGAAAAGACCATCAGCAATCAATTTGCCCATTGTTGGGTCGTAAATGATGTACCTGTTGCACTTGCCTGTATTAGTCGTCCCACTTTAAATGGTATCACTATTAACGGAGTTTATACTCCTGTTGAATATCGAAAAAAGGGATATGCTTCACATGCAGTGGCTCGCCTAAGTCAAAAGATGCTCGACTCTGGAAAAAAGTTTTGCGTACTTTACACTGATCTCGCAAATCCAACTTCAAATAAAATTTATCAGGACATTGGGTACAAGGAAGAATCGGATTCGAAATTTTACAATTTCAAAGCTACACAGGCAAAGTGA
- a CDS encoding sensor histidine kinase — protein sequence MNTRVPLQNIKFEYVLAALLTLIVVIFIYGRQLVFHEMDVNHRESVDDMEYHFDRISSGQYLRNLSHLINIQSVNYVIREDEKDKQALDETMRFYQQTVQKLKTKEDEKLLENILKGQEEKIHYIMSLLPLSKGEKVKELSRPKLRRLNARLREDEVGLIDLERQRYQEESEQVDEARRKMVKEITLTSTILLFLTIGLSGLIIYFGKRIRLQSQGRLEAIRSRDDVLSVVSHDLKNPLGTIKLNCQMAMRNITGEFPNPEKIVKNLDGIQKAVFIMQTLIQDLLEMRKIESGKMELEVKEENLNELVVEAESLLNPMAEKKSIAITNTLPSNPLIIKCDKIRVLQILSNLISNALKFSKEGGKVEVRVLNEGEAVHLAVADQGPGISEKDIPHLFDRFWQAKATAKQGTGLGLSIAQGLVHAHGGRIWVESRVNRGTTFHFTLPV from the coding sequence ATGAACACGCGGGTCCCTCTTCAAAATATAAAATTTGAATATGTCCTGGCAGCCTTACTTACGCTCATTGTAGTGATCTTCATTTATGGAAGACAGTTAGTATTTCACGAGATGGACGTTAATCACCGCGAGTCTGTTGATGATATGGAGTATCACTTCGATCGTATTTCAAGCGGGCAGTACTTAAGGAATCTGTCACACCTTATTAACATCCAGTCAGTCAATTATGTCATTAGGGAAGATGAGAAAGATAAACAAGCCCTGGATGAAACGATGAGGTTTTATCAGCAGACAGTTCAAAAGCTCAAAACAAAAGAAGACGAGAAACTTCTTGAGAACATTCTGAAAGGCCAAGAGGAAAAAATCCATTACATCATGTCACTCCTTCCACTTTCAAAAGGGGAAAAGGTTAAAGAACTTTCACGGCCAAAACTTCGCAGGCTTAATGCCAGACTTAGAGAAGATGAAGTGGGTCTAATTGACCTGGAAAGACAGAGATATCAAGAAGAAAGTGAGCAAGTTGATGAAGCAAGAAGAAAGATGGTAAAAGAGATCACTCTCACCTCCACCATTCTTCTCTTCCTAACGATTGGCCTTTCGGGACTTATTATTTATTTTGGGAAAAGAATCAGACTTCAGAGTCAGGGTCGTCTCGAGGCGATTCGTTCAAGAGACGATGTCCTGTCAGTTGTTTCTCATGATTTAAAAAATCCACTGGGGACCATCAAGCTCAATTGTCAGATGGCCATGAGAAATATCACTGGTGAATTTCCAAATCCGGAAAAGATCGTTAAAAATCTTGATGGCATTCAAAAAGCGGTCTTTATCATGCAGACCCTGATTCAAGACTTACTCGAAATGAGAAAGATTGAATCTGGTAAGATGGAGTTAGAGGTCAAGGAAGAAAATTTGAATGAACTGGTGGTTGAAGCTGAGTCACTGCTTAACCCAATGGCAGAAAAGAAATCCATCGCAATTACTAATACTCTCCCCTCAAATCCACTGATTATTAAATGTGATAAAATTAGGGTTCTCCAGATTCTTTCAAATTTAATTTCGAATGCTCTCAAATTCTCCAAAGAAGGCGGAAAGGTGGAAGTTCGAGTTTTAAATGAAGGCGAAGCAGTCCATTTAGCAGTGGCCGATCAAGGGCCCGGTATTTCAGAGAAAGACATCCCCCATCTTTTTGATCGTTTCTGGCAGGCCAAAGCAACGGCAAAGCAAGGAACGGGACTCGGACTCTCCATTGCTCAAGGTCTAGTACATGCCCATGGGGGGAGAATCTGGGTCGAAAGTAGAGTCAACCGCGGAACGACTTTCCACTTCACTTTGCCTGTGTAG
- a CDS encoding SDR family oxidoreductase, translating to MNFDNKTVLVTGANRGIGKALVEALLKKNVKKVYACSRDIKNVPDFGDSRVVLIQLDISDSTQIQNATRNARDTQILINNAGVISPGGLFDCDLKRDMEINYFSTIQMMKAFVPVLEQNPEARIINIASIASYVNFPFIAGYSASKAALYSATQAARIELRSKGIAVHAVNPGAIDTDMNKGSTMDMTSPTEVAFSILNEVEKEVEDIIPDKIGRGMYEMWERSPKELEAFSRKMYEELTAGK from the coding sequence ATGAATTTTGATAACAAAACCGTACTTGTCACTGGGGCCAATCGAGGAATTGGTAAGGCCTTGGTCGAAGCACTATTAAAGAAGAATGTAAAAAAGGTATACGCTTGTTCTAGGGACATTAAAAATGTTCCGGACTTCGGAGATTCTCGCGTGGTCCTAATTCAACTTGATATTTCGGATAGTACGCAAATTCAAAATGCCACAAGAAATGCTCGGGACACGCAGATCCTCATCAACAATGCAGGAGTTATTAGCCCTGGTGGTCTTTTTGATTGTGATCTCAAGCGGGATATGGAGATCAATTATTTTTCAACGATCCAAATGATGAAGGCCTTCGTTCCTGTTTTAGAACAGAATCCTGAGGCCAGAATTATTAATATCGCTTCCATTGCAAGCTATGTGAATTTTCCTTTCATCGCTGGGTATTCGGCCTCAAAGGCCGCACTTTATTCCGCTACTCAAGCGGCCCGAATAGAATTGAGATCTAAAGGCATTGCTGTTCATGCTGTAAATCCAGGTGCAATTGATACAGACATGAATAAGGGCAGCACCATGGATATGACTTCTCCAACGGAAGTGGCCTTTAGTATTTTGAACGAAGTCGAAAAAGAAGTGGAAGACATTATCCCGGACAAGATCGGAAGAGGTATGTATGAAATGTGGGAGAGATCTCCTAAGGAATTAGAGGCATTCTCGCGTAAGATGTACGAAGAGCTAACGGCCGGGAAATAA
- a CDS encoding MBL fold metallo-hydrolase, whose protein sequence is MNTGQWTYAGLNFNGLSLAGVRTSIAIPELSLAFDLAQGLPHAIGMNHFLITHGHMDHSAGIPYVISQKAMHSHKTPHFYMPESMVEPMKEIMNQWSLIEGHQYDFQFTGLKTNEAFTLSSRYLVKTFETVHRIPSLGYSIYRRFRKLRKDLEGKASEEIAAFRQRGEDPTEERTELVVSFTGDTQIEFLDKAPEVANSKILLMEATYLNEKKTVASAKEWGHTHLDELIPRLPSIKSEKIVLIHSSARYSFEEAQSILMKRLPKTDIDRVVLFPGR, encoded by the coding sequence ATGAATACCGGTCAATGGACCTATGCAGGATTAAATTTCAACGGACTCTCTCTCGCGGGTGTTAGAACCAGTATAGCCATTCCCGAACTCTCCCTCGCCTTTGATCTCGCACAGGGACTGCCTCATGCGATTGGAATGAATCATTTTCTTATTACTCACGGACATATGGATCATTCAGCGGGCATTCCTTATGTGATCTCTCAAAAGGCGATGCATTCCCACAAGACTCCTCACTTCTACATGCCCGAGAGTATGGTTGAACCCATGAAAGAGATTATGAATCAGTGGAGCCTCATCGAAGGACACCAGTACGATTTTCAATTTACAGGTCTAAAAACAAATGAGGCCTTCACCCTCTCCAGTAGGTATTTGGTCAAAACTTTTGAAACTGTTCATCGAATTCCTTCTCTGGGTTATTCGATTTATAGACGATTCCGAAAACTCAGGAAGGACTTGGAAGGAAAGGCCTCTGAGGAAATAGCAGCGTTTAGACAGCGTGGCGAAGACCCCACAGAAGAAAGAACTGAACTCGTTGTAAGCTTCACAGGTGATACTCAAATTGAATTCTTGGATAAAGCACCGGAAGTGGCCAACTCCAAAATCCTTTTGATGGAGGCCACGTACTTAAATGAAAAGAAAACTGTGGCAAGTGCCAAGGAATGGGGTCACACTCATTTGGATGAACTCATTCCTAGGCTACCAAGTATTAAGAGTGAAAAGATTGTTCTTATTCACTCTAGTGCTCGTTATAGTTTTGAAGAGGCACAAAGTATTCTCATGAAACGATTGCCAAAGACTGATATCGACCGAGTCGTTTTATTTCCCGGCCGTTAG